A genomic stretch from Malus domestica chromosome 15, GDT2T_hap1 includes:
- the LOC139192390 gene encoding uncharacterized protein has product MGKKPSWVPTVVTQVSLCFCLYLAFQLGQPRRSVRHGRSETRPLDLYFISVGGGFRPPTRQTHLLKQMEKVAKKYKAEFVVDVSNLGEDDPLMQNGTLHFSSLKVPWYTTRVSEGKGRGYFQKMIKLPYEKTLDVIVVDTGLLQNLTVGSLSEVGNNQLHWLRRTLETTGSNWRIVVGFHPLAICEDVEDRMEAEQVFDSLRSTFTKFEVNAYLSGQGCASSTGLSSLSYIRNPGKMAAPSARLRMKLEDGFLLHRVSSLEIETYIVTSAGEVVHKSILHQRGKEIM; this is encoded by the exons ATGGGGAAAAAACCCAGTTGGGTTCCTACAGTGGTTACGCAGGTGAGTCTGTGCTTTTGTCTCTACCTTGCTTTTCAGCTGGGTCAGCCTCGGCGCTCTGTCCGCCATGGCAGAAGTGAGACGAGGCCGCTGGATCTTTACTTCATCAGCGTCGGGGGAGGATTCCGGCCTCCAACCCGACAGACCCATCTTCTCAAACAG ATGGAGAAGGTGGCAAAGAAGTACAAGGCAGAGTTTGTGGTGGACGTTAGCAATCTTGGGGAAGATGATCCGCTCATGCAGAAT GGTACCCTGCATTTCTCATCACTGAAAGTTCCCTG GTACACCACCCGAGTTTCAGAAGGAAAAGGCAGAGGTTACTTCCAAAAGATGATTAAGTTACCTTACGAGAAGACCTTGGATGTCATTGTGGTGGATACTGGATTATTACAG AATTTGACCGTGGGATCATTAAGCGAAGTTGGAAACAATCAGTTACATTGGCTGAGAAGGACACTGGAGACAACCGGTAGTAACTG GCGCATAGTCGTTGGATTTCATCCGCTGGCTATTTGTGAAGATGTTGAGGACAGAATGGAAGCAGAGCAAGTTTTCGATTCTCTACGAAGtacttttacaaaatttgaagtG AATGCATACCTAAGTGGGCAGGGCTGCGCTAGCAGCACCGGATTAAGTAGTCTGAGCTACATCAGGAACCCGGGCAAAATGGCAGCACCCTCTGCCCGGTTGCGCATGAAATTGGAAGACGGGTTTCTTCTCCACAGAGTCAGCTCATTAGAGATT GAAACCTACATTGTTACATCAGCTGGAGAAGTAGTGCATAAATCTATACTCCATCAGAGAGGAAAGGAGATCATGTAA
- the LOC139192391 gene encoding ABC transporter I family member 1-like, with product MSLRKPLLPRLLLNNVSCMRNAQQILRHVNASVHDGGALVLMGTNGSGKTTFLRMRAGFSRPSAGQVLWNGHDITDSGVFHQYKLQLNWLSLKDAVKEKFTVLDNVQWFEVLEGKEGNSLPALELMGLGRLAKEKARMLSMGQRKRLQLARLLAIDRPIWLLDEPSVALDTEGTRLLEYIIGEHRKKGGMVIVATHLPIDIEDATYLRLPPRFPRRMTLVDMLDRSDF from the coding sequence ATGTCTCTCAGAAAGCCTCTGCTTCCCCGTCTCCTTCTCAACAATGTCTCTTGCATGAGGAATGCCCAACAAATATTGAGACACGTAAATGCCTCGGTTCACGATGGTGGAGCACTTGTGCTGATGGGCACAAATGGCTCGGGCAAGACTACCTTCCTCCGTATGCGAGCAGGATTTTCTCGTCCTTCTGCTGGTCAGGTCCTGTGGAACGGGCACGACATCACTGACTCAGGAGTTTTCCACCAGTACAAGCTTCAACTTAACTGGCTCTCCCTTAAAGATGCGGTGAAAGAGAAGTTCACAGTTCTCGACAATGTTCAGTGGTTTGAAGTTCTCGAAGGCAAGGAAGGGAATTCACTGCCGGCTTTGGAGCTAATGGGGCTCGGGAGACTGGCAAAGGAGAAGGCGAGAATGCTTTCAATGGGACAGCGGAAAAGGCTGCAGCTCGCGAGGCTGCTGGCAATCGATAGGCCAATTTGGTTGCTTGACGAGCCTTCGGTTGCACTGGACACTGAGGGGACAAGGCTGCTCGAGTATATCATCGGAGAGCATAGGAAGAAAGGCGGGATGGTGATTGTGGCAACACATCTGCCAATTGACATTGAAGATGCGACGTATTTGAGGCTGCCTCCAAGGTTCCCGAGGAGGATGACTCTCGTAGATATGCTTGATCGTTCGGATTTTTGA